In the Magnetospira sp. QH-2 genome, one interval contains:
- the ppdK gene encoding pyruvate, phosphate dikinase — protein sequence MTKWVYGFGDGNAEGRADMKNLLGGKGANLAEMASLGIPVPAGFTITTELCTYFYENDQTYPADLKEQGAKALSDVEKIMGAKFGDSDNPLLVSVRSGARASMPGMMDTVLNLGLNDDTVKGLIAQSGDERFAYDSYRRFVQMYSDVVLGVEHHHFEEILQDHKDSKGYVLDTDMTADDWKLIVASFRTKVEQQLGRPFPMDPQEQLWGAIGAVFGSWMNQRAITYRKLNDIPAEWGTAVNVQAMVYGNMGEDSATGVCFSRDPSTGMNRFYGEFLINAQGEDVVAGIRTPQPLNLVEKETSHSELPSMEEEMPALYKELNGYRDRLEQHYRDMQDMEFTVQRGKLWMLQTRNGKRTAQAALTIAVEMCEDGLIDKEEAIRRMDPAMLDSLLHPMLDPSADRTVLAKGLPASPGAASGQVVFSADEAEKWAGAGKKVMLVRIETSPEDIGGMHVAQGILTTRGGMTSHAAVVARGMGTPCVSGTGEIKVDYASKSFSVGGTTVNEGDVITIDGASGEVMLGEVPTMQPELTGDFAKLMAWVDKIRTLTVRTNAETPTDAQTARKFGAEGIGLCRTEHMFFDPARIIHMREMIVAEDEETRRAALAKLLPYQRQDFSELFEIMAGLPVTIRLLDPPLHEFLPHSEADMADVASAAGTTVDKIKAASAQLQESNPMLGHRGCRLAITYPEICEMQARAIFEAACEVTKKGGAPVVPEVMVPLVGLFNEFDTLKKVIEGVAKTVMAEQGIELEYLIGTMIELPRAALRAGHIAEQAEFFSFGTNDLTQTAFGLSRDDAGNFLKIYIDKGIIEVDPFVSIDQDGVGELIKLAAERGKATRPDIKLGICGEHGGDPASVVFCHHAGLNYVSCSPYRVPIARLAAAQAVLGAGSYSTK from the coding sequence ATGACGAAGTGGGTATACGGGTTTGGCGACGGCAATGCCGAGGGGCGTGCCGATATGAAGAACTTGCTTGGTGGCAAGGGCGCCAACCTGGCCGAGATGGCGAGCCTGGGTATTCCGGTTCCGGCGGGCTTTACCATCACCACCGAGCTTTGCACCTACTTCTATGAAAATGATCAGACCTATCCCGCCGACCTGAAGGAACAGGGCGCGAAGGCGCTGTCCGACGTGGAAAAGATCATGGGCGCCAAATTCGGCGATTCCGACAACCCGCTCTTGGTCTCGGTGCGTTCCGGCGCCCGGGCTTCCATGCCTGGCATGATGGACACCGTGCTCAACCTGGGTCTCAACGATGACACCGTCAAAGGCCTTATCGCCCAGTCCGGTGACGAGCGGTTTGCCTATGACAGCTATCGCCGTTTCGTGCAGATGTATTCCGACGTGGTGCTCGGCGTCGAGCATCATCACTTCGAGGAAATCCTGCAAGACCACAAGGATAGCAAGGGGTACGTGCTCGATACGGATATGACCGCCGATGACTGGAAACTGATTGTCGCATCCTTCCGTACCAAGGTTGAACAGCAACTGGGCCGTCCGTTCCCCATGGATCCGCAAGAACAGCTCTGGGGAGCCATCGGCGCGGTGTTCGGATCCTGGATGAACCAGCGGGCCATCACCTACCGCAAGCTCAACGACATCCCCGCCGAATGGGGGACCGCCGTCAACGTGCAGGCCATGGTTTATGGCAACATGGGCGAAGATTCCGCCACCGGCGTTTGCTTCAGCCGAGATCCCTCCACCGGCATGAACCGGTTTTACGGCGAGTTCTTGATCAATGCCCAGGGAGAAGACGTGGTGGCGGGCATTCGCACGCCGCAGCCGCTGAACCTGGTCGAAAAGGAAACCTCCCATTCGGAGCTTCCGTCCATGGAAGAGGAAATGCCGGCGCTCTACAAAGAGCTGAACGGCTACCGGGATCGTTTGGAACAGCATTATCGCGATATGCAGGATATGGAGTTCACCGTTCAGCGCGGCAAGCTCTGGATGCTGCAAACCCGCAACGGCAAGCGGACCGCCCAGGCGGCGCTGACCATTGCCGTTGAAATGTGCGAAGACGGGCTGATCGACAAGGAAGAAGCCATTCGCCGCATGGATCCGGCGATGCTCGATTCCCTGTTGCATCCGATGCTCGACCCCAGCGCCGACCGGACCGTCTTGGCCAAGGGCCTTCCGGCATCGCCGGGTGCCGCGTCGGGACAGGTGGTGTTCAGCGCCGATGAGGCCGAGAAATGGGCCGGGGCGGGCAAGAAAGTCATGCTGGTACGTATCGAAACCTCGCCCGAGGATATCGGCGGCATGCATGTGGCCCAGGGCATCCTGACCACCCGTGGCGGCATGACCAGCCACGCGGCGGTTGTTGCGCGCGGCATGGGGACCCCTTGTGTTTCCGGTACCGGTGAGATCAAGGTGGATTACGCCTCCAAGTCCTTCTCCGTTGGCGGGACCACGGTGAACGAAGGGGATGTCATCACCATCGACGGCGCCTCTGGCGAGGTAATGCTCGGCGAAGTGCCGACCATGCAACCGGAATTGACCGGCGATTTCGCCAAGCTGATGGCCTGGGTGGACAAGATTCGCACCTTGACGGTACGGACAAATGCCGAAACCCCGACCGATGCCCAGACCGCTCGCAAGTTCGGCGCCGAGGGCATTGGCCTGTGCCGCACCGAACATATGTTCTTTGACCCGGCACGGATCATCCATATGCGCGAGATGATCGTGGCCGAGGACGAGGAGACCCGCCGGGCCGCGCTGGCCAAGCTGCTGCCGTATCAGCGCCAGGATTTCTCGGAGCTGTTCGAAATCATGGCCGGGCTGCCGGTGACCATCCGTCTGCTCGATCCGCCACTGCACGAGTTCCTGCCGCATTCGGAGGCCGACATGGCCGATGTGGCTTCCGCCGCCGGAACCACGGTGGACAAGATCAAGGCGGCTTCCGCCCAGTTGCAGGAATCCAACCCCATGCTCGGTCATCGCGGCTGTCGTTTGGCGATCACCTATCCGGAGATCTGCGAGATGCAGGCCCGGGCCATTTTCGAGGCCGCCTGCGAGGTGACCAAGAAGGGCGGGGCGCCGGTGGTGCCGGAAGTGATGGTGCCGCTGGTGGGTCTGTTCAACGAATTCGATACCTTGAAAAAGGTGATCGAGGGCGTTGCCAAGACCGTCATGGCTGAACAAGGTATCGAACTAGAGTATCTGATCGGCACCATGATCGAATTGCCGCGCGCCGCCTTGCGGGCTGGTCACATCGCCGAGCAGGCCGAATTCTTCAGCTTCGGCACCAACGATCTTACTCAGACGGCCTTCGGTTTGTCTCGCGATGACGCGGGCAACTTCCTGAAGATCTATATCGACAAGGGCATCATCGAAGTGGATCCCTTCGTCTCCATTGATCAAGATGGTGTCGGCGAGTTGATCAAGCTGGCTGCCGAACGCGGCAAGGCCACCCGCCCGGACATCAAGCTGGGCATCTGTGGCGAACATGGCGGTGACCCGGCCTCGGTGGTGTTCTGCCATCACGCCGGTCTTAACTATGTTTCCTGCTCTCCTTACCGGGTGCCGATTGCGCGCTTGGCGGCGGCGCAGGCCGTGTTGGGCGCCGGAAGCTACTCGACCAAGTAG
- a CDS encoding DUF2892 domain-containing protein, producing the protein MNAFTSFMASPAGRLIRIFAGGALVTWGIWGIGGTDGMIIAALGTGPMLTGLFNICLVGPLFGCPLRGSKARTGS; encoded by the coding sequence ATGAACGCATTTACATCCTTTATGGCATCCCCTGCCGGTCGGCTGATCCGCATCTTCGCCGGGGGCGCATTGGTGACTTGGGGCATTTGGGGTATCGGCGGAACCGACGGCATGATCATCGCCGCCCTCGGTACCGGTCCCATGCTCACCGGTCTGTTCAACATCTGCCTGGTCGGTCCGTTGTTTGGCTGCCCGCTCAGGGGCAGCAAGGCCCGGACCGGTTCATAG
- a CDS encoding HAD-IIIA family hydrolase: MKQKLDLPKGLMIDGEHVWNQILDKGPADRPALFLDRDGVVVVEVNYLHEPYKAELIPGAAQVITRANQLEIPVVLITNQAGIARGLYGWSEFAATQERLIHLLEAEGAYLNAVYACPHHEKGTKKLYAHKDHPARKPNPGMLERAADHLRIVMPQSWVIGDRASDIGAGRLAGLAGGLHVKTGHGSDDGELEAVQAEARENYEVRFADSIAEGLNLPLFS, encoded by the coding sequence ATGAAACAGAAACTTGATTTGCCCAAAGGCTTGATGATCGACGGTGAGCATGTCTGGAACCAAATTCTCGACAAGGGCCCCGCTGACCGTCCGGCGCTCTTCCTCGACCGCGACGGCGTCGTGGTGGTGGAGGTCAACTATCTGCACGAGCCGTACAAGGCAGAGCTGATTCCTGGCGCCGCGCAAGTCATCACCCGGGCCAATCAACTGGAGATCCCCGTGGTGCTGATCACCAACCAGGCGGGTATTGCCCGAGGACTGTATGGCTGGTCCGAATTCGCGGCCACTCAAGAACGGCTCATACACCTGCTGGAGGCCGAGGGGGCTTACCTGAACGCCGTCTACGCCTGTCCCCACCACGAAAAAGGCACCAAGAAGCTTTACGCTCACAAGGATCATCCGGCCCGCAAACCCAATCCCGGCATGCTGGAACGGGCGGCGGATCATCTCCGGATCGTCATGCCACAGTCCTGGGTGATCGGCGATCGGGCCAGCGACATCGGGGCCGGACGGCTGGCGGGTTTGGCCGGTGGCTTGCACGTCAAGACCGGACATGGCTCCGACGATGGCGAACTGGAAGCGGTCCAGGCGGAGGCCCGCGAGAACTACGAGGTCCGCTTCGCCGACAGCATTGCCGAAGGACTGAACCTCCCGCTATTTAGCTGA
- a CDS encoding 2-oxoacid:acceptor oxidoreductase family protein: protein MMEIRIHGRGGQGNVVAAYVLATAAFEDGRFCQAFPAFGAERRGAPVVAFVRVSHSQILQRDEVKTPSFLIIQDETLLHEAGLTKGLKKGGGILINSTLDVKELKKRYKEDMIPIPATQMAIENVGRPVPNVALLSAFLEMTGMLPQSALKKALSQRFKAHVLENNLRLAHQAAKAVDKGMWKEIADAASA, encoded by the coding sequence ATGATGGAAATCCGCATCCATGGTCGGGGCGGGCAAGGCAATGTGGTCGCGGCCTATGTCCTGGCCACCGCAGCCTTCGAGGACGGGCGCTTTTGCCAGGCCTTTCCGGCCTTCGGCGCCGAGCGCCGGGGCGCCCCCGTCGTCGCCTTTGTCCGTGTCTCCCATTCCCAGATCCTGCAACGGGACGAAGTCAAGACACCTTCGTTTCTGATTATTCAGGACGAAACCCTGTTGCACGAGGCGGGCCTTACCAAAGGCCTGAAAAAGGGTGGAGGCATCTTGATCAATTCGACCCTGGACGTGAAAGAGCTGAAAAAGCGCTACAAGGAAGACATGATCCCCATTCCGGCCACTCAAATGGCCATCGAGAATGTCGGGCGTCCGGTGCCGAACGTGGCGCTGTTGTCGGCCTTTCTGGAAATGACCGGCATGCTGCCACAATCAGCACTTAAAAAAGCTTTGAGCCAACGCTTCAAGGCGCATGTGTTGGAAAACAATCTGCGCCTCGCCCATCAGGCGGCAAAGGCAGTGGACAAAGGAATGTGGAAGGAGATCGCGGATGCGGCAAGCGCTTGA
- a CDS encoding pyruvate ferredoxin oxidoreductase: MRQALEGSQAIAKAVALCRPGVVAAYPITPQTHIVENISKLVADGDMKTQLVSVESEFSAASVALGAAAAGSRAYTASSSQGIMLMAEVLFNIAGLRIPMVLTCANRAVGAPLNIWNDQSDSMAVRDSGWIQLYCADNQEAVDTMIQAYRITEKTELPVMVCMDGFILTHTLEVIDIPDSAKVDKYLPEYKFKRVLDPSDPISVGTLVSPEFFSEVRHSHHAAMQKALPEIVSADKAFGRAFKRSYGGLLSEHGDENATVAILTLGSVSGTLRAGMERYPPRRKTKIINMRCFRPFPEDAIREACAGIKDLIVMERAFSAGMGGIVGTEIRAALSSMKNPPKVHNVAVGLGGRDIPIEMFPRLMEALKEDSISEFSVFDVELDKLPKEDR; this comes from the coding sequence ATGCGGCAAGCGCTTGAAGGTTCGCAGGCCATCGCAAAAGCGGTGGCTCTGTGTCGTCCGGGCGTGGTGGCGGCCTATCCCATCACCCCGCAGACCCACATCGTGGAAAACATTTCCAAGCTGGTTGCCGATGGCGACATGAAGACTCAGTTGGTCAGTGTGGAGAGCGAATTCTCCGCCGCCTCCGTGGCCTTGGGCGCCGCCGCTGCCGGGTCGCGGGCTTATACGGCCAGTTCGTCGCAGGGCATCATGTTGATGGCCGAGGTGCTGTTCAATATCGCCGGGCTGCGCATTCCCATGGTGCTGACCTGCGCCAACCGGGCCGTCGGTGCGCCATTGAACATCTGGAACGATCAGTCGGACAGCATGGCTGTGCGGGACTCAGGCTGGATCCAGCTCTATTGCGCCGACAACCAGGAGGCCGTGGATACCATGATCCAGGCCTATCGCATCACCGAAAAGACCGAACTGCCGGTGATGGTCTGCATGGACGGGTTCATTCTGACCCATACCCTGGAAGTGATCGATATTCCGGACTCCGCCAAGGTCGATAAATATCTGCCCGAGTATAAGTTCAAGCGGGTTTTGGATCCTTCGGACCCGATCAGTGTCGGGACCTTGGTATCGCCCGAGTTTTTCTCCGAGGTACGCCATTCCCATCATGCCGCCATGCAAAAGGCTCTGCCGGAAATCGTTTCGGCGGACAAGGCATTCGGGCGCGCCTTCAAGCGCAGTTATGGCGGCCTGCTCAGCGAGCATGGCGACGAAAACGCCACGGTGGCAATCCTGACCCTTGGGTCCGTGTCCGGTACCTTGCGGGCGGGTATGGAACGCTATCCACCGCGCCGCAAGACCAAGATCATCAACATGCGCTGCTTCCGGCCATTCCCCGAGGATGCCATCCGCGAGGCCTGTGCTGGGATCAAGGACCTGATCGTCATGGAGCGCGCCTTCTCGGCGGGCATGGGCGGTATCGTTGGGACGGAGATCCGCGCCGCCCTATCAAGCATGAAAAACCCGCCGAAGGTCCACAACGTGGCCGTTGGTCTGGGTGGACGCGACATTCCCATCGAAATGTTTCCGCGCCTGATGGAGGCCCTCAAAGAGGACTCCATCTCCGAGTTCTCGGTATTCGATGTAGAGCTGGACAAGCTCCCCAAGGAGGACCGCTGA
- a CDS encoding thiamine pyrophosphate-dependent enzyme: MAAKKKVDQERLRELRNKHGRKDGEAPKKGEAKQKDARQLQPRFRGLEAGHRACQGCGEALAARLVTEAAGPDVMIANATGCLEVFTTPWPQSAWRVPWIHSLFENAAAVASGMEAAMLDQGKSTKVLAFGGDGGTFDIGFQALSGMLEREHNVLYVCYDNEAYMNTGIQRSGSTPHSARTTTSPPGKASMGKRHLKKDLLSIISSHHIPYAASTSVAYPADIRRKVRRAMEITGPTFLLVHSPCPLGWGHDGAKTIEVARLAVQSGLFPLVEMERGDVTDVMPIRKPRPVADYLKQQVRFRHLFVPDDPRALEEQEHLQALADYNIERYGLYGEDDDPLDTDGADAVRRGGLAN; the protein is encoded by the coding sequence ATGGCCGCGAAAAAGAAAGTCGATCAGGAACGTTTGCGCGAACTGCGCAACAAGCATGGTCGCAAGGACGGGGAAGCCCCCAAAAAGGGGGAAGCCAAGCAAAAAGACGCCCGTCAGCTTCAGCCCCGTTTCAGGGGATTGGAAGCCGGACACCGGGCCTGTCAGGGCTGCGGGGAGGCTTTGGCCGCGCGGTTGGTCACCGAGGCCGCCGGGCCTGATGTGATGATCGCCAATGCCACCGGGTGTCTGGAAGTCTTCACCACCCCCTGGCCGCAATCGGCTTGGCGGGTGCCTTGGATCCATTCATTGTTCGAGAACGCCGCCGCTGTGGCCTCGGGCATGGAAGCCGCCATGCTGGACCAAGGCAAGTCGACCAAGGTTTTGGCCTTCGGCGGCGATGGCGGCACCTTCGATATCGGTTTCCAGGCTCTGTCTGGCATGCTCGAGCGCGAACATAACGTGCTTTACGTCTGCTACGACAACGAAGCCTACATGAACACCGGCATCCAGCGGTCCGGTTCGACGCCCCATTCGGCGCGCACCACCACCTCGCCACCAGGCAAGGCGAGCATGGGCAAGCGGCACCTGAAAAAGGACCTGCTATCGATCATTTCGTCGCATCATATTCCTTATGCCGCCAGTACCTCGGTGGCCTATCCCGCCGACATCCGGCGCAAGGTGCGTCGGGCCATGGAAATCACCGGCCCGACCTTCTTGTTGGTGCACAGCCCCTGTCCGCTTGGTTGGGGGCATGATGGCGCCAAGACCATCGAGGTGGCGCGCCTGGCGGTTCAATCAGGCCTGTTCCCGTTGGTTGAGATGGAGCGGGGCGATGTCACCGATGTGATGCCCATCCGCAAGCCACGACCGGTGGCCGATTATCTCAAGCAACAGGTGCGCTTCCGTCATCTGTTCGTGCCGGACGACCCCCGGGCTTTGGAGGAGCAAGAGCACCTGCAGGCTTTGGCCGACTACAATATCGAACGCTATGGGCTTTACGGAGAGGATGACGATCCGTTGGATACCGATGGCGCCGACGCGGTCCGCCGCGGCGGTTTGGCGAATTAA
- a CDS encoding FAD-dependent oxidoreductase, producing MAVLTRGAYALPGTSLDFKTGTWRVDIPYHQHWSAPCHTACPAGEDQQAWLAKIQENKLHEAWEVLVAANPMPAITGRVCPHPCESACNRAQYDEPIAIHNVERFLGDEAIRLGWKYPILKKVTKESPSVAVVGAGPAGLSAAYHLVRRGFKVNLFDALPEAGGLLRSAIPMTRLPRKVLDAEIERIFALNGLKFHPRHRLGRDISLGELQNDHSAVFMGPGAERSKNWDVDGAVPADLHQGLHLIKEWVDHGEIPTPKSVAIHGGGNTAVDLARIMKRRGVEEVYVITASGLPGPDTAPDDILNVVPRELEEAIEEGVIFYPHRTIQRLIMRGSKLIGVEMVHLKKLPGKGGRKSRISFQGTERVLNVDMVIPSIGEAVDAGGFEKLVGNANYFKTDDWGNVSDHPGVFVGGDARGDRGTVSAAVGDGRKAAEAVEAFIKSKEPVDDVRETLDYDKLNVNYYEPAPRSFVGKLPVIDRTDFAEIEQSLEYAQVIDEGARCFSCGNCLACDNCWTYCPDNAVVKTRDTCSDGSHYLFDYEFCKGCGMCAAECPCGYILMKHED from the coding sequence ATGGCTGTGTTAACACGCGGGGCCTATGCCCTTCCCGGGACGTCACTGGACTTCAAGACCGGTACCTGGCGGGTGGATATTCCCTATCACCAGCACTGGTCGGCGCCCTGCCATACCGCCTGTCCGGCGGGAGAGGATCAACAAGCCTGGCTGGCCAAAATTCAGGAAAACAAGCTGCACGAGGCTTGGGAAGTCCTGGTGGCCGCCAATCCCATGCCGGCGATCACCGGGCGGGTCTGCCCGCATCCTTGCGAGTCCGCTTGCAATCGGGCCCAATACGACGAACCCATTGCCATTCACAATGTGGAACGGTTTCTCGGCGACGAGGCCATCCGTCTGGGCTGGAAATATCCGATCCTGAAGAAGGTGACCAAAGAATCGCCGAGCGTGGCCGTGGTCGGTGCGGGGCCAGCCGGGCTTTCCGCCGCCTATCATCTGGTCCGACGGGGATTTAAGGTCAATCTGTTCGATGCTCTGCCAGAAGCCGGGGGACTTTTACGCTCGGCCATTCCCATGACCCGGCTGCCGCGCAAGGTTCTGGATGCGGAAATCGAGCGCATTTTCGCTCTCAATGGGTTGAAGTTCCATCCGCGTCATCGCTTGGGACGGGATATCTCCTTGGGTGAGTTGCAAAATGATCATTCGGCCGTCTTCATGGGCCCGGGAGCCGAGCGTTCCAAGAACTGGGACGTGGATGGGGCCGTGCCCGCCGATTTGCATCAAGGATTGCACCTGATCAAGGAATGGGTGGATCACGGCGAAATCCCGACGCCGAAGAGTGTTGCCATTCATGGCGGCGGCAATACGGCGGTGGACCTGGCCCGCATCATGAAGCGGCGGGGGGTGGAAGAAGTCTATGTGATTACGGCATCGGGTCTGCCCGGTCCCGACACGGCGCCCGACGACATTCTCAATGTGGTGCCGCGCGAGTTGGAAGAAGCCATCGAGGAGGGGGTGATCTTTTATCCCCACCGGACCATTCAGCGGCTGATCATGCGCGGGTCAAAGCTGATCGGCGTGGAGATGGTTCACCTGAAAAAGCTGCCCGGCAAGGGGGGGCGGAAAAGCCGTATCTCGTTCCAGGGTACCGAGCGGGTGCTCAACGTGGATATGGTCATTCCGTCCATTGGCGAAGCTGTGGATGCAGGTGGTTTCGAAAAACTGGTCGGCAACGCCAACTACTTTAAAACCGATGACTGGGGCAACGTGTCAGATCATCCCGGCGTGTTCGTCGGCGGTGACGCCCGCGGCGACCGGGGCACGGTTAGTGCCGCCGTTGGCGATGGGCGCAAGGCGGCGGAAGCCGTCGAGGCCTTTATCAAAAGCAAGGAGCCGGTGGACGACGTTCGCGAGACCCTTGATTACGATAAACTGAACGTCAACTACTACGAGCCGGCGCCCCGATCCTTTGTCGGCAAGCTGCCAGTCATCGATCGCACCGACTTTGCGGAAATCGAGCAGAGTTTGGAATACGCCCAGGTGATCGACGAAGGCGCCCGCTGCTTTAGCTGCGGCAATTGCCTGGCTTGCGACAACTGCTGGACCTACTGCCCGGACAATGCGGTGGTAAAAACCCGCGACACCTGTTCGGACGGCTCACACTATCTGTTTGACTACGAGTTCTGTAAGGGCTGCGGCATGTGCGCCGCGGAATGCCCGTGCGGCTATATTCTCATGAAGCACGAGGATTAA
- a CDS encoding adenylate/guanylate cyclase domain-containing protein, translated as MKPSDDPIDDWLYRYGWSASSVPELLTGLSQQLRAFDIPVGRARVTLRTLHPQAIGTSYTWVFGQEEVAEVRAPHEIIETDRYLKSPYAKIFEDGSTIRRRLIGPDIQLDYNILPDLVDEGYTDYLALPIVFGDGSLHALTLASDGPEGFDDEQIERLTAMTIPLSRALEVHALRYTARTVLETYLGGKTGAKVLDGQVRRGDGDDIHSVIWFCDLRGSTPMADILPRPEYLNLLNEFFECMAGAVLGHGGEVLRYVGDAVLAIFPIDAPPVPNPEKCPIHRQACIDALAAATDAMGRMDDLNRERTAAGEEPLGYGIALHMGDVTYGNIGTPERLEFTVIGPAANEAARLEGFCKTLDQPLLLSDQFAKITADRCISLGEQALRGVDRRMTVYTLAQAAVR; from the coding sequence ATGAAACCCTCCGATGATCCCATTGATGACTGGCTCTACCGCTACGGCTGGAGCGCGTCGTCCGTTCCGGAACTTCTAACCGGACTGAGCCAGCAGCTGAGAGCTTTTGACATTCCCGTGGGGCGCGCACGGGTGACCCTGCGGACTCTCCATCCTCAGGCCATCGGCACCAGCTACACCTGGGTTTTTGGGCAAGAAGAAGTAGCTGAAGTCCGGGCTCCCCATGAGATCATCGAGACGGACAGGTATCTTAAGAGTCCCTATGCCAAGATATTCGAAGATGGCTCGACCATCCGGCGGCGCCTAATCGGACCAGACATTCAGTTGGACTACAACATCCTCCCCGACTTGGTGGACGAGGGCTATACGGACTATTTGGCCCTGCCAATTGTGTTCGGAGACGGTAGCTTGCATGCGCTCACCCTGGCCAGCGATGGACCGGAAGGATTTGACGACGAACAGATCGAACGACTTACCGCCATGACCATCCCCCTGTCCCGCGCTCTGGAGGTTCACGCCCTGCGCTATACCGCGCGGACGGTTCTGGAAACCTATCTGGGCGGAAAAACAGGCGCCAAGGTGCTGGATGGCCAAGTGCGTCGTGGCGACGGCGATGATATTCACTCGGTGATCTGGTTTTGTGATCTGCGCGGCTCGACCCCAATGGCCGATATTCTACCGCGCCCGGAGTATCTTAATCTGCTCAATGAATTCTTTGAATGCATGGCTGGGGCGGTGTTGGGTCACGGTGGCGAAGTATTGCGCTATGTGGGCGATGCCGTACTGGCGATCTTCCCCATTGATGCCCCCCCCGTTCCCAATCCGGAGAAATGCCCTATTCATCGGCAAGCCTGTATTGATGCCCTAGCCGCCGCCACCGACGCCATGGGCCGCATGGATGACCTGAACCGTGAACGCACAGCCGCCGGAGAAGAACCGCTGGGCTATGGAATCGCCCTGCATATGGGGGATGTGACTTATGGCAATATCGGCACTCCCGAACGCTTGGAATTCACCGTCATTGGCCCGGCAGCCAACGAAGCCGCGCGCCTTGAGGGCTTCTGCAAGACCCTCGACCAGCCTTTGTTACTCTCCGATCAGTTCGCAAAAATCACGGCGGATCGCTGTATATCGTTGGGTGAGCAGGCATTGCGCGGGGTCGACCGCCGGATGACGGTCTATACCCTGGCGCAAGCTGCCGTACGCTGA